A region from the uncultured Draconibacterium sp. genome encodes:
- a CDS encoding tetratricopeptide repeat protein, with translation MKKIIIFLIIIVPVFVFAQETNEQLWEKANAFYTTEEYQQAVSSYEQILATGEESAKLYFNLGNAYFKTGDINNAILNYERAKVLAPHDEDVAFNLQIANQYVVTKVEELPKPFFLRWKESVINKYPTDTWAFISIVSFVLFLLLLGAFLFSKRVALKRISFWIGIFSVLLSGFAFSHAAQQKNKINKRNHAIVFCPRVTVKSSPSETGTDLFLIYEGLKLEVTDQLNSWTEIKLADGNQGWLPDSCIVRI, from the coding sequence ATGAAAAAAATTATAATATTTCTGATAATTATAGTTCCAGTTTTTGTTTTCGCACAGGAAACAAACGAGCAACTTTGGGAAAAAGCCAATGCATTTTACACCACCGAAGAATATCAGCAAGCCGTTTCATCATACGAGCAGATACTGGCCACCGGTGAAGAATCAGCTAAATTATATTTTAACCTCGGAAATGCCTATTTTAAAACCGGCGACATAAACAACGCCATATTAAATTACGAACGGGCAAAGGTACTGGCTCCGCACGACGAAGATGTGGCTTTTAACCTCCAAATTGCCAACCAATACGTTGTAACTAAGGTTGAAGAGCTTCCAAAACCATTTTTTTTGCGTTGGAAAGAATCGGTAATAAATAAATACCCAACCGACACCTGGGCCTTTATAAGCATTGTATCTTTTGTGCTGTTTTTATTGCTTTTGGGCGCCTTTCTATTTAGTAAACGGGTTGCTTTAAAACGCATCTCCTTCTGGATTGGTATTTTTTCTGTTCTGCTGTCAGGCTTTGCCTTTTCGCATGCCGCACAACAAAAAAACAAAATAAACAAGCGCAACCATGCCATTGTATTTTGCCCAAGGGTAACAGTAAAAAGTTCGCCCAGCGAAACCGGAACCGATTTATTCCTGATTTACGAAGGACTGAAGCTGGAAGTAACTGACCAGCTGAATAGCTGGACGGAAATAAAATTGGCCGATGGGAACCAGGGCTGGCTTCCTGACTCTTGTATTGTACGGATTTAA
- a CDS encoding squalene/phytoene synthase family protein, whose product MRFYNKCAFNISKVVTTSYSTSFSFATNLLQKEQRDAIYSIYGFVRFADEIVDTFHEYNKSYLLDRFEADFKEAIQQGISLNPILQSFQLTVKKYHIPQAYIDAFITSMRYDLEKKEYKTKLEAEQYIYGSADVVGLMCLKVFCNGNNNTFDKLLQPAMKLGSAFQKVNFLRDLREDTENLGRSYFAELNNKDFCEEQKNRIVKDIEADFETAYKGIKELPGKSKLAVLLAYYYYRLLLNKLRKTPAATIMQSRVRIPNYKKLLIMLKAKTLYNLRLV is encoded by the coding sequence ATGAGGTTCTACAATAAATGTGCATTTAATATCTCAAAAGTTGTTACAACTTCCTACAGTACTTCTTTTTCATTCGCAACAAATCTGTTACAAAAAGAGCAGCGCGATGCCATATACAGCATTTATGGATTTGTGCGGTTTGCCGATGAAATAGTTGATACCTTTCACGAATACAACAAGTCTTATCTCTTAGACCGATTTGAAGCAGATTTTAAAGAAGCCATTCAGCAGGGAATAAGTTTAAACCCCATTCTTCAATCATTTCAGTTAACAGTAAAAAAATATCATATTCCGCAGGCATATATTGATGCTTTTATTACAAGTATGCGTTATGATCTGGAAAAAAAAGAATACAAAACAAAACTGGAGGCGGAACAATATATTTATGGTTCGGCTGATGTTGTTGGACTGATGTGTTTAAAGGTATTTTGTAATGGCAACAACAATACATTCGATAAGCTTTTACAACCTGCCATGAAACTCGGCTCTGCTTTTCAGAAAGTAAATTTTTTAAGGGATTTGCGTGAGGATACCGAAAATTTAGGCAGAAGTTATTTTGCAGAACTAAACAATAAAGATTTTTGCGAAGAACAGAAGAACCGCATTGTTAAAGATATTGAAGCTGATTTTGAAACAGCCTACAAAGGTATAAAAGAATTGCCCGGGAAATCGAAACTGGCTGTTCTGTTAGCTTATTATTATTACCGTTTATTGCTCAATAAATTACGAAAAACGCCTGCCGCAACAATTATGCAAAGCAGGGTTCGAATTCCGAATTATAAAAAACTTCTGATTATGCTAAAAGCAAAAACACTTTATAATCTTCGACTTGTATGA
- the idi gene encoding isopentenyl-diphosphate Delta-isomerase produces MTNKNKMEKVILVDKNDQVLGEMGKLEAHVKGELHRAISVFIVNTKGQWLLQQRAFNKYHSSGLWSNTCCSHPFPSEDSIEAANRRLREEMGMATGLKKIFDFTYKEALEDELTEHELDHVFIGQSDETPTPDADEVFAWKYIDFDQLDKEIIQNPDNYTVWFRKIYKRVNEYLNQ; encoded by the coding sequence ATGACGAATAAAAACAAAATGGAAAAGGTTATTCTGGTTGACAAAAACGACCAGGTGCTTGGCGAGATGGGAAAATTAGAAGCACATGTAAAAGGAGAGCTTCACCGGGCTATCTCTGTTTTTATCGTTAACACAAAAGGCCAATGGCTTTTGCAACAACGTGCCTTCAATAAATACCACTCAAGCGGACTTTGGAGCAACACTTGTTGCAGTCACCCTTTTCCTTCGGAAGATTCGATAGAGGCAGCCAACCGCCGCCTGAGGGAAGAAATGGGAATGGCAACCGGCTTAAAGAAGATATTTGACTTTACCTATAAGGAAGCACTGGAGGATGAACTAACGGAACACGAATTGGATCATGTATTTATTGGGCAAAGCGATGAAACTCCAACACCTGATGCCGACGAGGTTTTTGCGTGGAAATACATTGATTTCGATCAACTGGATAAGGAAATAATTCAAAATCCGGATAATTACACCGTGTGGTTCAGAAAAATATATAAACGTGTAAATGAATATTTAAATCAGTAG
- a CDS encoding lycopene cyclase domain-containing protein, producing the protein MSLYFILLTATGIIPIALSFDKRLQFYKRWNKVLPAILLVAALYIAFDIRLTKQQVWGFNPRYLSGSNLFSLPLEEILFFIVVPYASLFLHESILEYFPKLRLNAYSTKTLMVALLLFCLVIAIINTDKTYTFYIALKLAVVLILALISMSEIPRSFFITFLVILLPFLLVNGILTGSFIAEEVVWYNDNENMGWRFFTIPIEDFAYAFSMIFYNLLLIEQFSKIEKRND; encoded by the coding sequence ATGTCACTATATTTTATACTACTTACAGCTACAGGTATTATTCCAATTGCACTGAGTTTTGATAAACGACTTCAGTTTTACAAACGTTGGAACAAGGTTTTGCCGGCAATTCTGCTTGTGGCTGCGTTGTATATTGCTTTTGATATACGTTTAACCAAACAACAAGTCTGGGGCTTCAATCCAAGGTATTTATCCGGCTCAAATTTATTCTCGTTGCCACTTGAAGAGATTTTGTTTTTTATTGTAGTTCCATACGCAAGCCTATTTTTGCACGAATCAATTCTCGAATACTTTCCAAAACTCAGGTTAAATGCGTATTCAACTAAAACCCTGATGGTGGCCTTGCTTCTTTTTTGCCTTGTAATTGCCATTATTAATACCGATAAAACCTATACCTTTTATATTGCTTTAAAACTGGCCGTTGTGCTCATATTGGCGCTAATAAGTATGAGCGAAATACCCCGTTCATTTTTTATTACATTTCTCGTAATCCTGTTGCCATTTCTGCTGGTGAATGGAATTCTAACAGGTTCTTTTATTGCTGAAGAAGTGGTTTGGTATAATGACAATGAAAATATGGGATGGCGCTTTTTTACCATTCCAATTGAAGATTTTGCCTATGCTTTTAGCATGATTTTCTACAACTTGCTACTAATTGAACAGTTTTCTAAAATAGAAAAGCGAAATGATTAA
- a CDS encoding carotenoid biosynthesis protein has product MINLKQIAATIQSHFIYVVFFLVVFYTVGVLGLTLSASQPFFIRLTPFALLLSSFFVAFFHATFSKTTVLIFLLIYVLSFFIELIGVQTGIIFGEYNYGHGLGIKVANTPLIIGLNWLLLVYTSNAIMQQINCHPLIKVTGAASLLLLYDILLEQVAPKIAMWSFSTANIPLQNYLVWFVLGLFFSALLHLFRINTKNKIAPYVFVIQAVFFLLLLLTLN; this is encoded by the coding sequence ATGATTAACCTCAAACAGATAGCAGCAACAATCCAATCACATTTTATCTATGTGGTATTCTTTTTAGTTGTATTTTATACCGTTGGAGTGCTTGGTTTAACCCTTTCTGCTAGCCAGCCCTTTTTTATTCGTTTAACCCCGTTCGCCTTGTTATTAAGCAGTTTTTTTGTAGCGTTTTTTCATGCTACTTTTTCAAAAACAACGGTATTAATTTTCCTTCTCATTTATGTACTCAGTTTTTTTATTGAATTAATAGGTGTACAAACCGGAATCATCTTTGGAGAATACAATTACGGACACGGCCTTGGAATAAAGGTAGCCAATACCCCGCTAATTATTGGATTAAACTGGTTGTTGCTGGTTTATACATCAAACGCAATTATGCAACAAATCAATTGCCATCCGCTAATAAAAGTTACAGGGGCGGCATCTCTTCTGTTACTTTACGACATCTTATTAGAACAGGTAGCGCCCAAAATAGCAATGTGGAGTTTTTCAACAGCAAATATTCCACTACAGAATTACCTCGTATGGTTCGTATTAGGACTTTTTTTTTCCGCTCTTTTACACCTGTTCAGAATAAATACAAAAAATAAAATAGCACCATATGTATTTGTAATTCAGGCGGTATTTTTTTTACTGCTACTACTAACTTTAAATTAA
- a CDS encoding lysophospholipid acyltransferase family protein yields MIIKAKHHFFLDPFFRYYVLWKMKRSFQSFSVVGKVHDNGLPVLLICNHISWWDGIWTLYTNQQLFKRKYHFMMLEEELRKNWFFQYTGGFSVKKQSRTIIETLDYTAELLGNTNNLVLMFPQGKINSMHKNNFVFEKGIQKILERTKNEIQIIFQANFVDYLSTARPQAYFYVGTYLGTKKVELIEKSYNQFYQQCLNTQVQKSE; encoded by the coding sequence TTGATTATCAAGGCAAAACATCATTTTTTCCTCGATCCGTTTTTCAGGTATTATGTACTTTGGAAAATGAAACGAAGTTTTCAGTCCTTTTCTGTCGTTGGAAAGGTGCACGACAACGGGCTGCCTGTTCTGCTAATTTGCAACCATATTAGCTGGTGGGATGGCATATGGACCTTATACACCAATCAACAATTATTTAAAAGAAAATACCATTTTATGATGCTGGAAGAAGAGCTTCGAAAAAACTGGTTTTTTCAGTATACCGGTGGTTTTTCGGTAAAAAAGCAATCGAGGACAATTATTGAAACACTTGATTACACGGCCGAATTATTGGGCAACACAAACAACCTGGTACTTATGTTTCCACAAGGGAAAATAAACAGCATGCACAAAAACAACTTTGTTTTCGAAAAAGGTATTCAAAAAATACTGGAACGAACAAAAAATGAAATTCAGATAATATTTCAGGCCAACTTTGTCGATTATTTATCTACTGCCAGGCCTCAGGCTTATTTTTATGTCGGCACTTATTTGGGCACGAAAAAGGTAGAATTAATCGAAAAATCCTACAATCAGTTTTATCAACAATGCCTGAATACGCAGGTGCAAAAATCCGAATAG
- a CDS encoding glycosyltransferase family 2 protein encodes MIIAAWIILIFTALQLCVVLTNAIFSQPLNVKSGRFQPLVSILIPARNEEKNIGLLLRDIQQQDYQNYEVLVFNDQSEDNTAELVKKLAHADTRIKLIDSTGLPDGWLGKNYGCYRLAQKAKGDYLLFLDADVRIAGNIFTSTLQKMQSYKLGLLSIFPKQKMGTWGEYVTVPNMTFILLSLLPLIFVRVLPFVSMAAANGQFMLFNAQTYRKYQPHATFCNNKVEDIAIAQYLKQNKIKIACLQGNNNIACHMYSSFSEAVNGFSKNVIMFFGNSAVLAVLFWLITTFGFIPVVFAMPKSLMLTYFIIFLSIRILVSLTSRQNAAKNVLLIIPQQISLGIFIVAAFRNKTKNTFTWKGRNIS; translated from the coding sequence ATGATTATAGCAGCCTGGATCATATTAATTTTTACGGCATTACAACTATGCGTTGTACTGACAAATGCAATTTTCAGTCAACCCTTAAACGTTAAATCCGGGAGATTTCAGCCCTTGGTTTCTATTTTAATTCCGGCGCGCAACGAAGAAAAAAACATTGGACTTTTACTACGTGACATCCAACAACAGGATTATCAAAATTATGAGGTGTTGGTTTTTAACGACCAGTCGGAGGACAATACCGCCGAGCTTGTTAAAAAACTGGCCCATGCTGATACCCGAATAAAGCTCATCGATTCAACAGGCTTACCAGATGGATGGCTCGGTAAAAATTATGGATGCTACCGTCTGGCACAAAAAGCAAAAGGAGACTATCTGCTTTTTCTTGATGCCGATGTGCGCATAGCTGGCAATATTTTTACTTCAACACTACAAAAAATGCAGAGTTACAAATTAGGGCTCCTATCAATTTTCCCAAAACAAAAAATGGGCACCTGGGGCGAATACGTAACCGTTCCCAATATGACCTTTATTCTGCTTTCTCTTTTGCCCCTTATTTTTGTTCGGGTGCTTCCTTTTGTTTCAATGGCAGCGGCAAATGGCCAGTTTATGCTTTTTAACGCCCAAACCTATCGAAAGTACCAACCGCATGCTACTTTTTGTAATAACAAGGTTGAAGATATTGCCATTGCTCAGTATTTAAAACAGAATAAAATTAAAATTGCCTGTTTACAGGGAAACAACAACATTGCTTGCCACATGTACAGTTCTTTTTCTGAGGCGGTGAACGGGTTCTCAAAAAATGTTATCATGTTTTTTGGCAACTCAGCAGTTCTCGCCGTTTTATTCTGGCTTATTACCACCTTCGGATTTATTCCGGTAGTGTTTGCCATGCCCAAATCTTTGATGCTTACCTATTTTATTATTTTTCTATCCATTCGTATTTTGGTAAGTTTAACGAGCCGACAAAATGCAGCAAAGAACGTACTGCTAATAATTCCGCAACAAATAAGCCTGGGTATTTTTATTGTAGCTGCATTTCGAAATAAAACAAAAAATACGTTTACATGGAAAGGTCGAAACATTTCATAG
- a CDS encoding tetratricopeptide repeat protein, producing the protein MERSKHFIVLLLFIVAVSGISRATNKDKIYRAYISNRMDTWKTVIDRMELNKTRDTVFIAELVNYQYGYIGYCLGMRNKQAAKLYLDLAQNNLDILEEKSNNAPLIHAYKAAFYGFKIGINPIKAPVLGRQCVKHVNRALELNPKLPFAHIQYGNTYFYMPAVFGGSKKVAIEHFLMAIKLMEKEPDSLKNDWNYLSILSATGQSYEEIEEYEKAKAIYEKVLKIAPDFQWVKDDLYPNIKTKLAEK; encoded by the coding sequence ATGGAAAGGTCGAAACATTTCATAGTACTTCTGCTCTTTATTGTTGCAGTGTCTGGTATTTCGAGGGCAACCAATAAAGATAAAATATATCGGGCCTACATTAGCAACCGTATGGATACCTGGAAAACCGTGATTGACAGAATGGAATTAAATAAAACCAGGGATACAGTCTTCATTGCCGAACTGGTAAACTACCAATATGGTTACATTGGCTATTGCCTTGGTATGCGAAACAAACAAGCTGCCAAATTGTACCTGGATTTGGCTCAAAACAACCTCGATATTCTGGAAGAAAAGAGTAATAATGCTCCGCTTATACATGCCTACAAAGCTGCTTTTTATGGATTCAAAATTGGTATCAATCCAATAAAGGCACCGGTATTGGGCCGGCAATGTGTAAAACACGTAAATCGCGCATTAGAATTAAATCCCAAGCTGCCTTTTGCACACATACAATACGGAAATACCTATTTTTATATGCCGGCAGTATTTGGCGGGTCGAAAAAAGTAGCCATCGAGCATTTTTTAATGGCTATAAAACTGATGGAAAAAGAACCTGATTCACTAAAAAACGATTGGAACTACTTGAGTATACTTAGTGCTACAGGGCAATCGTATGAAGAGATAGAAGAATACGAAAAAGCAAAAGCTATTTATGAAAAGGTATTAAAAATTGCCCCGGATTTTCAATGGGTGAAAGACGACCTATATCCGAATATAAAAACAAAACTGGCAGAAAAATAA
- the crtI gene encoding phytoene desaturase family protein — protein sequence MKKSVLVVGAGIGGLATAIRLVKAGYQVEILEKNNQPGGRLNQIKKDGFTFDTGPSFFSMSYEFKEFARECGIELPFEYVELDPLYTVNFRGDDKTYFLYKDIDKLAEQFADIEPDFKEKFERYIKKAGALFHDTVDIVIKQNFDSLAGYVWALMRVNPVHIPVLFKSFWKHVTNYFSSAQAQQIISLVAFFLGRTPFDTMGIYSLLSYTEFQHDGYFNVKGGMYKIIEGFVEVLKNDNVHIHFNTEIKDFKKSNDTLKALTDQNGKSWTADYYVINSDAAWFRGNIFKRRKYAPEKLDKMSWTMGYLTFYIGLNCKLPQVNHHNYYLGTNYKDYAENVMKNPGTLQKPYYYVNVLSKHNEECAPQGCESLFFVCPVPNLYFKQNWSDKDEIVDSILQDFSKRIDKNIEKHVISRTIYTPYEWQQQFNLHRGSGLGLSHSMNQIGIMRPRNIDEKFKNVFYVGASTVPGAGIPMAIISSKLAYQRIVTNNK from the coding sequence ATGAAAAAAAGTGTTTTGGTAGTTGGTGCAGGCATCGGAGGGCTGGCCACAGCAATCAGGTTGGTAAAAGCAGGTTATCAGGTTGAGATCCTGGAAAAAAACAATCAGCCAGGCGGAAGGCTCAACCAAATTAAAAAAGACGGGTTTACTTTTGATACCGGCCCCAGTTTTTTTAGCATGTCGTACGAGTTTAAAGAATTTGCACGCGAATGTGGCATTGAATTACCGTTTGAATATGTAGAACTAGACCCCCTTTACACGGTAAATTTCAGAGGCGACGATAAAACCTATTTTTTGTATAAAGATATTGACAAACTGGCTGAACAATTTGCAGACATTGAACCCGATTTTAAGGAAAAATTTGAACGCTACATAAAAAAAGCCGGTGCGCTTTTTCACGATACCGTTGACATCGTTATCAAACAAAATTTCGATTCGCTGGCCGGATATGTATGGGCTTTAATGCGCGTAAACCCGGTGCATATCCCAGTGTTGTTCAAAAGTTTCTGGAAGCACGTAACCAACTACTTCTCCTCTGCACAAGCCCAACAAATCATATCTCTTGTTGCATTTTTCCTTGGGCGCACCCCCTTTGATACCATGGGAATTTATAGCTTGCTATCATACACCGAATTTCAACACGATGGATATTTCAACGTAAAGGGGGGAATGTATAAAATTATTGAAGGTTTTGTTGAAGTACTTAAAAACGATAATGTACACATCCATTTTAATACTGAAATTAAAGACTTTAAAAAGTCAAACGACACTTTGAAAGCATTAACCGACCAAAATGGCAAATCGTGGACAGCCGATTATTATGTTATTAACTCGGATGCTGCCTGGTTTAGAGGAAATATTTTTAAACGCAGAAAATATGCACCCGAAAAGCTCGATAAAATGAGCTGGACAATGGGTTACCTTACCTTTTACATCGGGTTAAATTGCAAGCTCCCACAAGTTAATCACCATAACTATTACCTCGGCACCAATTATAAAGATTACGCTGAAAATGTGATGAAAAATCCGGGTACACTGCAAAAACCTTACTATTATGTAAACGTTTTATCAAAACACAACGAGGAGTGCGCTCCCCAGGGTTGCGAGAGCCTGTTTTTTGTTTGCCCCGTACCCAACTTATATTTTAAACAAAACTGGTCTGATAAAGATGAAATTGTAGACAGTATACTACAGGATTTTTCTAAACGAATTGACAAAAACATTGAGAAACATGTTATTTCCAGAACCATTTATACACCATATGAATGGCAACAACAATTTAACTTACATCGGGGAAGCGGATTGGGCCTGTCGCACAGCATGAACCAAATTGGCATTATGCGTCCCCGTAATATCGATGAAAAATTTAAAAATGTTTTTTATGTGGGCGCCTCTACTGTTCCCGGAGCAGGTATTCCAATGGCCATTATCAGTTCTAAATTAGCCTATCAACGAATTGTAACCAACAACAAATAA
- a CDS encoding aconitate hydratase, whose amino-acid sequence MFDLDLVKKVYSELPEKVKKAKGILNKPMTYAEKILYSHLFAAQELAAFNRGADYVDFAPDRVAMQDATAQMALLQFINSGKKRTAVPSTVHCDHLIQAQVEGKTDLSVSKNANKEVFDFLESVSNKYGIGFWKPGAGIIHQVVLENYAFPGGMMIGTDSHTVNAGGLGMVAIGVGGADAVDVMAGMAWELKMPKMIGVKLTGKLSGWAAPKDVILKVAGILTVKGGTGAIIEYFGEGAKSLSATGKGTICNMGAEVGATTSIFAYDESMERYLRATGRAEVAELANGVKEHLDADQEVYANPEKYYDEIIEINLSELEPHINGPFTPDRATPVSKMKAEAEANGWPMEVSVGLIGSCTNSSYEDISRAASIAKQAEEKGLVTKAEFTVTPGSEQVRYTIERDGFIDTFEKIGGKVFANACGPCIGQWARPGAEKGEKNTIVHSFNRNFSKRADGNPNTHAFVTSPELVTALAIAGRLDFNPASDTLTNKDGVEVKLDLPTGEELPSKGFDVEDPGYQAPAADGAGVFVNVSPESKRLQLLSPFEAWSGENISGAKLLIKAQGKCTTDHISMAGPWLRFRGHLDNISNNMLIGAVNAFNGETNKVKNQLNGEYDAVPAVQRQYKAEGIPTVVVGDQNYGEGSSREHAAMEPRHLGVKAVIVKSFARIHETNLKKQGMLGLTFDNENDYDLIKEDDTFNFVDLVDFAPGKQLTLEVVHTDGSSDVIKLNHTYNQQQIEWFKAGSALNLIKEQNQ is encoded by the coding sequence ATGTTTGATTTAGACTTAGTAAAAAAAGTGTATTCAGAACTTCCGGAAAAGGTAAAGAAAGCCAAAGGGATTCTGAACAAGCCAATGACTTACGCGGAAAAAATTCTTTATTCTCACCTGTTTGCAGCGCAGGAATTAGCTGCTTTTAACCGAGGAGCAGATTATGTTGATTTTGCTCCCGACCGGGTAGCCATGCAGGATGCAACTGCACAAATGGCCTTGCTTCAATTTATTAACTCCGGGAAAAAACGAACTGCAGTACCATCAACAGTACACTGCGACCACCTCATTCAGGCGCAGGTGGAAGGAAAAACCGACCTGTCAGTTTCAAAAAATGCCAATAAGGAAGTTTTTGATTTCCTGGAATCCGTTTCTAATAAATACGGAATAGGTTTTTGGAAACCCGGAGCAGGAATTATACACCAAGTGGTTTTGGAAAACTATGCATTCCCCGGTGGAATGATGATTGGAACCGATTCGCACACCGTTAACGCGGGTGGCCTTGGAATGGTTGCCATTGGTGTAGGAGGTGCCGACGCCGTTGATGTTATGGCAGGAATGGCCTGGGAGTTGAAAATGCCCAAAATGATAGGAGTAAAACTTACCGGCAAATTAAGTGGCTGGGCAGCACCCAAAGATGTGATTCTGAAAGTGGCCGGAATTCTTACCGTTAAAGGTGGTACCGGGGCCATTATCGAATATTTTGGTGAAGGTGCAAAATCGCTTTCGGCAACAGGAAAAGGAACCATTTGTAACATGGGCGCTGAGGTTGGTGCTACCACCAGTATTTTTGCCTACGACGAAAGTATGGAACGTTACCTGCGGGCTACCGGACGTGCTGAAGTTGCTGAACTGGCCAATGGTGTAAAAGAACACCTTGATGCTGACCAGGAGGTGTATGCCAACCCTGAAAAATACTACGATGAAATTATTGAGATTAACCTCTCGGAACTGGAGCCACACATTAACGGGCCTTTCACTCCCGACCGTGCCACGCCTGTTTCAAAAATGAAAGCAGAAGCAGAAGCTAATGGTTGGCCAATGGAAGTATCGGTTGGATTAATTGGTAGCTGCACCAACTCTTCTTACGAAGACATTTCGCGTGCTGCATCAATTGCCAAACAAGCGGAAGAAAAAGGCCTGGTAACAAAAGCCGAATTTACTGTTACTCCCGGATCGGAACAGGTGCGTTACACCATCGAGCGTGATGGATTTATCGACACCTTCGAGAAAATTGGCGGAAAGGTATTTGCCAATGCGTGCGGTCCGTGTATCGGCCAATGGGCACGCCCCGGAGCCGAAAAAGGAGAAAAAAATACAATTGTTCATTCGTTTAACCGTAACTTCTCGAAACGGGCAGACGGTAACCCGAATACCCACGCCTTTGTAACATCACCCGAGCTGGTAACTGCACTGGCTATTGCCGGACGTTTGGATTTTAATCCGGCAAGCGATACGCTTACCAATAAAGACGGAGTTGAAGTTAAACTCGACCTGCCTACAGGCGAAGAATTACCATCAAAAGGTTTTGACGTGGAAGACCCGGGCTACCAGGCACCGGCAGCCGATGGCGCAGGTGTATTTGTTAATGTTTCGCCCGAATCAAAGCGTTTGCAACTGCTGTCGCCTTTTGAAGCCTGGAGCGGAGAAAATATTTCGGGAGCCAAACTTTTAATAAAAGCACAGGGAAAATGTACTACCGACCACATTTCGATGGCCGGACCGTGGTTGCGTTTCCGTGGTCACCTCGATAACATTTCAAATAATATGCTGATTGGAGCTGTTAACGCTTTTAACGGCGAAACCAACAAGGTAAAAAACCAGCTTAACGGCGAATACGATGCGGTACCGGCCGTTCAACGCCAATACAAAGCAGAAGGTATTCCTACTGTTGTGGTTGGCGACCAAAATTATGGCGAAGGATCATCGCGCGAACATGCTGCAATGGAACCCCGTCATCTGGGAGTTAAAGCAGTAATTGTAAAATCATTTGCGCGAATTCACGAAACGAACCTGAAAAAGCAGGGAATGCTGGGTTTAACTTTCGATAACGAGAACGATTACGACCTGATTAAAGAAGATGATACGTTTAACTTTGTTGATTTAGTTGATTTTGCTCCGGGCAAACAGCTCACCCTTGAGGTAGTACATACCGATGGTTCATCAGATGTAATAAAGCTGAATCACACTTATAATCAGCAACAAATTGAGTGGTTTAAAGCCGGTTCGGCCTTAAATCTAATCAAAGAACAAAATCAATAA